A window from Nodosilinea sp. PGN35 encodes these proteins:
- a CDS encoding N-acetylmuramoyl-L-alanine amidase: MTQWVWGMAALAGLSTVTMSTVARAQPSLQVVYPPNDHQTTAAQIFFIGTGAPDQPVLLNGEPIAERSESGHFAPSLPLSMGANTFTLTQGDQTLTITVTRVPAGPTLPTTLGFAEGSLVPAADMARQPGDWICLGAIAPANASVTASLAGQSYRLLPQGDRADLPPNSAVLTDQAQPIAAAGPSRYEGCFMAAEPADLGQPTYSLSQHGSTVTAQAAGAVSIRPLGAVEVVEVTAAAGVARTGPSTDYSRLTPLPQGTRARITGYEGDWLRLDYGGWIRAAETQSITGFGLPRSLIRGITSRQVPGWTEILFPLQVPVPVSVEQGTNSFTLTLHNTVPQTDTIYVTDDGLVERLDWNPVLPDQAEYRIHFKPDQQWGYKLRYEGTTLVLSLKHPPSRQAARPLAGTTILVDPGHGGEELGALGPDGTPEKAPNLDVSLLLQAALEARGARVIMTRTDDSFVAVNDRPAQIADVEPTLALSIHYNALPDAGDAENTAGIGAFWFHPQAHSLAQFLHDYLVAELDRPSYGVFWNNLALTRPHVAPSVLLELGFMINPNEFEWIMDPQEQARLAETLAEGVELWVQQTGGGE; this comes from the coding sequence ATGACGCAGTGGGTATGGGGCATGGCGGCCCTCGCCGGACTCAGCACAGTCACCATGTCTACCGTGGCCAGGGCTCAGCCGTCACTTCAGGTAGTCTATCCCCCCAACGACCACCAGACCACGGCAGCACAGATCTTTTTCATCGGTACAGGAGCGCCTGACCAGCCAGTATTGCTCAATGGTGAACCGATCGCAGAGCGCAGTGAGTCCGGGCATTTTGCCCCCTCCCTCCCGCTCAGCATGGGTGCCAACACCTTTACCCTTACCCAGGGCGACCAAACCCTAACTATCACCGTGACGCGAGTGCCAGCGGGGCCAACCCTACCGACGACGCTGGGCTTTGCCGAGGGCTCCCTGGTTCCCGCCGCCGATATGGCTCGGCAGCCAGGAGACTGGATCTGCCTGGGGGCGATCGCCCCTGCCAACGCCAGCGTCACCGCATCGCTGGCGGGGCAGAGCTACCGGCTGCTGCCCCAGGGCGATCGCGCCGACCTGCCCCCCAACTCAGCGGTGCTGACTGACCAGGCCCAGCCCATCGCTGCCGCTGGCCCCAGCCGCTACGAAGGCTGCTTTATGGCAGCAGAGCCCGCCGATTTGGGCCAGCCCACCTACAGCCTTTCCCAGCATGGCTCAACGGTCACAGCCCAGGCGGCGGGGGCCGTCAGCATCCGGCCTTTGGGTGCGGTTGAGGTGGTCGAAGTGACCGCCGCCGCTGGCGTAGCCCGCACCGGCCCCAGCACCGACTATTCGCGCCTCACCCCCCTGCCCCAGGGCACCCGCGCCAGAATTACCGGCTACGAAGGCGACTGGCTGCGCCTCGACTACGGCGGCTGGATCAGGGCGGCTGAAACTCAGTCGATAACGGGTTTTGGGCTGCCGCGATCGCTGATTCGCGGCATCACCTCCCGCCAGGTGCCCGGCTGGACAGAAATTCTCTTTCCCCTGCAAGTTCCCGTCCCCGTCAGCGTTGAGCAGGGCACCAACAGCTTCACCCTCACCCTGCACAACACCGTGCCCCAGACCGACACCATCTACGTCACCGACGACGGCCTGGTCGAGCGCCTAGACTGGAACCCCGTGCTACCCGACCAGGCAGAGTACCGCATCCATTTCAAACCCGATCAGCAGTGGGGCTACAAGCTGCGCTACGAAGGCACCACCCTGGTGCTATCCCTCAAGCACCCCCCCAGCCGTCAAGCTGCGCGCCCCCTGGCGGGCACCACCATTCTGGTAGACCCTGGCCACGGCGGCGAAGAACTCGGAGCCCTTGGCCCCGACGGCACTCCTGAGAAAGCTCCAAACCTCGACGTTTCTCTACTGCTGCAAGCGGCCCTGGAAGCTCGGGGTGCCCGCGTGATCATGACCCGCACCGACGACAGCTTTGTCGCCGTCAACGATCGCCCCGCCCAGATCGCCGATGTTGAACCCACCCTGGCCCTCAGCATTCACTACAACGCCCTGCCCGATGCCGGTGATGCCGAAAATACCGCCGGTATCGGTGCCTTCTGGTTTCACCCCCAGGCCCACAGCCTGGCCCAGTTCCTCCATGACTATCTGGTCGCCGAACTCGATCGCCCCTCCTACGGCGTCTTCTGGAACAACCTCGCCCTCACCCGCCCCCACGTCGCCCCCTCCGTGCTGCTCGAACTGGGCTTTATGATCAACCCCAACGAATTTGAGTGGATTATGGATCCTCAAGAGCAAGCGCGACTAGCAGAAACTCTAGCCGAGGGCGTGGAGCTGTGGGTGCAGCAGACGGGGGGAGGGGAATGA
- a CDS encoding LCP family protein: MPMQKRRRISRMLAVGLALATVAGVSGVAGALLAVSLSASPLMQQPLSTEESGVFNQDTAIASSGNLRLPRLTRPVNILVLGVKVLTTDVQDVPPELQNLGYHALVNSFDGLSDSMLLLRFNPQTEQMVVLSLPRDTRTYVRGRLTKLNEANRDGGPALAAESVSDLLGGVAVDRYVRINVQGVEKLIDALGGVTVNVPTDMKYQDDSQHLYINLKAGEQSLNGNQALQFLRFRYDAQGDIGRIQRQQMFMRALAEQTLNPATITRLPKILSVIQENVDTNLSVEELLALVGYGAQINRSNVQMLMLPGTFSRPQDYVASYWLPSYNDIDGMVDQYFGFGTQRVANTSDPSRVRVAIQDSTNDPVAVQALTKALRESGYSNVFVDRTLHDPLPISRIVAQRGDGATAEMVHRFLGIGEVRVESTGALNSDITIQLGQDWNQGLGESL; encoded by the coding sequence ATGCCGATGCAAAAGCGGCGGCGCATCTCTCGCATGCTGGCTGTGGGCCTTGCTTTAGCCACGGTAGCGGGGGTATCTGGGGTGGCCGGGGCGCTGCTGGCCGTTTCGCTATCGGCCTCACCGCTCATGCAGCAGCCGCTAAGCACTGAAGAATCTGGAGTGTTTAACCAGGATACCGCCATTGCATCGAGTGGCAATCTGCGGCTGCCCCGCCTCACCCGCCCGGTCAACATTTTGGTTTTGGGCGTGAAGGTGCTGACCACTGACGTCCAGGATGTGCCCCCAGAGCTGCAAAACCTGGGTTATCACGCCCTGGTCAACTCCTTTGATGGCCTCTCAGACTCGATGCTGCTGCTGCGGTTTAACCCCCAGACTGAGCAGATGGTAGTGCTGTCGCTGCCCCGCGACACCCGCACCTACGTGCGCGGTCGGCTGACCAAACTCAACGAGGCCAACCGCGACGGCGGCCCCGCCCTGGCGGCAGAGTCGGTGAGCGATCTGTTGGGGGGGGTGGCCGTTGACCGCTACGTGCGCATCAATGTGCAGGGGGTCGAAAAGCTGATCGATGCCCTGGGCGGCGTCACGGTCAACGTGCCGACAGATATGAAGTATCAAGACGATAGCCAGCACCTCTACATCAACCTCAAGGCGGGCGAACAAAGCCTCAACGGCAACCAGGCGCTCCAGTTTTTGCGCTTCCGCTACGATGCTCAGGGCGACATTGGCCGGATTCAGCGCCAGCAGATGTTTATGCGCGCCCTGGCCGAGCAGACTCTGAACCCGGCTACCATTACCCGGCTGCCCAAAATTTTGTCCGTAATTCAGGAGAACGTAGACACCAACCTCTCGGTGGAAGAACTGCTGGCGCTGGTGGGCTACGGAGCGCAGATCAACCGCTCCAACGTGCAGATGCTGATGCTGCCTGGCACCTTTAGTCGGCCCCAGGACTATGTGGCCAGCTACTGGTTGCCCAGCTACAACGACATTGACGGCATGGTTGATCAATACTTTGGCTTTGGCACCCAGCGGGTGGCCAACACCAGCGACCCCAGCCGAGTGCGGGTGGCTATTCAAGACAGCACCAATGACCCGGTGGCGGTTCAGGCGCTAACCAAAGCTCTGCGCGAAAGCGGCTACTCCAATGTCTTTGTTGACAGAACGCTCCATGACCCCCTGCCTATCAGCCGGATTGTGGCCCAGCGGGGCGACGGGGCGACCGCCGAAATGGTGCATCGCTTTTTAGGCATTGGCGAAGTGCGAGTTGAGAGCACCGGCGCTCTCAACTCCGACATCACCATTCAGCTGGGTCAAGACTGGAACCAGGGCCTGGGCGAGTCGCTCTAG
- a CDS encoding glycosyl transferase — MPRPVLYVAITNHGFGHATRAASVAATVKALQPEVDLVLATTAPQWLLDGYLPLSYEYRPVAFDIGVIQPDSLTMDLPATLAKLNDIQARQRSTVAAEAAYLKQRGVNLVLADIPPLATAIAHAANIPCWMVSNFGWDFIYRGFGPEFEAIASWIGGCFEECDRLFCLPFHEPMAAFPAVEDTGLTGGTPRYEAEALRAQWHLTQPQERTVLLTFGGLSLQTIPYDRLAQFPDWQFLTFEQDAPALANLFKVPRQGYRPVDVMPLCSRIVSKPGFSTFSEACRLNLPIITITREDFAEGPVLVNGLQDHSWHRVLTPSEFFDGDWTFLTEPLDPPRTTQALGKDGNHQIARAIVEYLSRNSCSQPG; from the coding sequence ATGCCCCGCCCCGTACTCTACGTAGCGATTACGAACCACGGTTTTGGCCATGCCACCCGTGCCGCCTCGGTGGCCGCTACGGTCAAGGCGCTCCAGCCCGAGGTCGATTTGGTGCTGGCTACCACCGCGCCCCAGTGGCTGCTCGACGGCTACCTGCCGCTGAGCTACGAGTATCGGCCAGTGGCCTTTGATATTGGCGTGATTCAGCCCGATAGCCTGACGATGGACTTGCCCGCTACCCTGGCCAAGCTCAACGACATCCAGGCCCGCCAGCGATCAACCGTGGCCGCCGAGGCTGCCTACCTCAAGCAGCGCGGAGTAAATCTGGTGCTGGCCGATATTCCGCCGCTGGCCACGGCGATCGCCCATGCCGCCAACATCCCCTGCTGGATGGTCAGTAACTTCGGCTGGGATTTTATCTACCGGGGCTTTGGCCCAGAGTTTGAGGCGATCGCTAGCTGGATTGGGGGGTGTTTTGAGGAGTGCGATCGCCTCTTTTGCCTGCCCTTCCACGAGCCCATGGCCGCCTTCCCCGCAGTAGAAGACACCGGGCTGACCGGAGGCACCCCGCGCTACGAGGCTGAAGCGCTAAGGGCACAGTGGCACCTGACTCAGCCCCAGGAACGCACTGTGCTGCTGACCTTCGGTGGCCTTAGCCTCCAGACCATTCCCTACGATCGCCTCGCCCAGTTCCCCGACTGGCAGTTTCTCACCTTCGAGCAAGATGCCCCCGCCTTGGCCAATCTGTTCAAGGTGCCCCGGCAGGGCTACCGCCCGGTAGACGTTATGCCCCTGTGCAGCCGCATCGTCTCCAAGCCGGGGTTCAGCACCTTCTCCGAAGCCTGTCGCCTAAATCTGCCGATTATCACCATCACCCGTGAAGATTTTGCCGAAGGCCCGGTACTCGTCAACGGCCTGCAAGACCACAGCTGGCACCGCGTGCTGACCCCGAGCGAATTTTTCGATGGCGACTGGACGTTCTTGACCGAGCCCCTAGACCCGCCCCGCACCACCCAAGCCCTGGGTAAAGACGGCAACCACCAGATCGCCAGAGCCATCGTCGAGTACTTGAGCAGAAATAGCTGTAGCCAGCCTGGTTAG
- the dusA gene encoding tRNA dihydrouridine(20/20a) synthase DusA, giving the protein MTVSIRQASNRAAVATSIEVPLSIAPMMDRTDRHYRYFMRQITRHTLLYTEMVTAQAILYGDRDHLLGFTPSESPLVLQVGGDDPQTLAAAARAAADFGYSAINLNVGCPSDRVRSGNFGACLMTQPQRVAEGVAAMLAASPLPVSVKHRIGVDDCDRYEDMAAFVATVAQTGCRHFTVHARKAWLQGLSPKDNRTVPPLRYGDVHRLKREFPHLWVEINGGFTGLKQVTEQLAQVDGVMIGRAAYDHPYLFSQVDQRLFAAPAAALSRQQVVEAMLPYIDHWTRRGLKLNKITRHMLMLFAGQPGSRHWKQRLTESSCRPGAGAEVVAQALAAVQRQSEIQAALRSLA; this is encoded by the coding sequence ATGACCGTATCGATCAGACAGGCAAGCAATCGCGCCGCTGTAGCGACATCCATTGAGGTGCCCCTCAGCATTGCGCCGATGATGGATCGCACCGATCGCCACTACCGCTACTTCATGCGGCAGATCACGCGGCACACCCTGCTCTATACGGAGATGGTGACGGCCCAGGCGATTCTCTACGGCGATCGCGACCATCTGCTGGGCTTTACCCCCAGCGAGTCGCCGCTGGTGCTACAGGTGGGGGGGGACGATCCGCAGACGCTGGCGGCGGCGGCCCGCGCCGCCGCCGATTTTGGCTACAGTGCCATCAACTTGAACGTGGGCTGCCCCAGCGATCGCGTCCGCAGCGGCAATTTTGGGGCCTGTCTCATGACCCAGCCCCAGCGCGTGGCCGAAGGTGTGGCGGCGATGCTGGCCGCCAGCCCCCTGCCGGTCAGCGTCAAGCACCGCATTGGCGTAGACGATTGCGATCGCTACGAAGACATGGCAGCTTTCGTGGCTACCGTGGCCCAAACCGGCTGCCGCCACTTCACGGTTCACGCTCGTAAGGCCTGGCTCCAGGGGCTGAGCCCCAAGGACAATCGCACGGTGCCGCCCCTGCGCTACGGCGATGTACACCGTCTGAAGCGGGAGTTTCCCCACCTGTGGGTTGAGATCAACGGCGGTTTCACCGGGCTTAAGCAGGTGACTGAGCAGCTTGCCCAGGTGGATGGGGTCATGATCGGTCGAGCCGCCTACGACCATCCCTACCTGTTTAGCCAGGTCGATCAGCGTCTTTTTGCCGCCCCTGCCGCTGCCCTCAGCCGTCAGCAGGTGGTCGAAGCGATGCTGCCCTATATCGATCACTGGACTCGCCGGGGGCTTAAGCTCAACAAAATTACCCGCCACATGCTGATGCTGTTTGCGGGGCAGCCCGGCAGTCGCCACTGGAAGCAGCGACTCACCGAATCGTCGTGTCGCCCAGGGGCTGGGGCTGAGGTGGTGGCGCAGGCTCTAGCCGCCGTACAGCGGCAGAGCGAGATCCAGGCGGCGTTGCGGAGCCTGGCTTAG
- the gltX gene encoding glutamate--tRNA ligase, whose amino-acid sequence MTVRVRLAPSPTGTLHIGTARTAVFNWLYARHEGGQFILRIEDTDEERSRAEFTDNILTGLKWLGLEWDEGPFFQSQRLDLYRQAIQTLLDRGLAYRAYDTPDELDAMREAQKAQNQAPRYDNRHRDLTPDQQAAYEAEGRPAVIRFKIDDSRTISWNDLVRGPVTWQASDLGGDMVVARASSATTIGQPLYNLAVVVDDIDMAITHVIRGEDHIANTAKQILLYEALEAAVPEFAHTPLILNQSGQKLSKRDGVTSISDFQQMGFVAPALVNYMTLLGWSAPDAAEQFTLDEAAKQFSFDRVNKAGAKFDWDKLDWLNSQYLHNLEPTALLELTLPYLQEAYAIDGAADQSWLLPLVTMLGPSLTRLTDVVEQSRFFFTETVDFTDDAKAQVRLDGVSAVLEGILAGLTAKAPATIDELKALVDEVTKAQGVKKGLVMKSLRAALMGALQGPDLMESWLILRQRGFDVPRLRGAIAIV is encoded by the coding sequence ATGACCGTTCGCGTTCGCCTTGCCCCCAGCCCTACCGGGACTCTGCACATTGGTACCGCCCGCACCGCCGTCTTCAACTGGCTCTACGCCCGCCATGAGGGCGGCCAGTTCATTCTCCGCATCGAAGACACCGACGAAGAGCGATCCAGAGCAGAATTCACCGATAACATTCTCACCGGCCTCAAGTGGCTCGGCCTGGAGTGGGACGAAGGCCCCTTCTTTCAGTCCCAGCGGCTCGACCTCTACCGCCAGGCCATTCAAACCCTGCTTGACAGGGGGCTAGCCTACCGCGCCTACGACACCCCCGACGAACTCGACGCCATGCGCGAGGCCCAGAAAGCTCAGAACCAGGCTCCCCGCTACGACAACCGCCACCGCGACCTCACCCCCGACCAGCAGGCCGCCTACGAGGCCGAGGGTCGCCCCGCTGTCATTCGCTTCAAAATCGACGACAGCCGCACCATTTCCTGGAACGACCTGGTGCGCGGCCCCGTCACCTGGCAGGCCAGCGACCTGGGCGGCGACATGGTGGTGGCCCGCGCCTCTTCGGCGACCACCATCGGTCAGCCCCTCTACAACCTGGCGGTCGTGGTCGATGACATCGACATGGCCATCACCCACGTCATTCGCGGCGAAGACCACATTGCCAACACCGCCAAGCAAATCTTGCTCTACGAAGCTCTAGAAGCAGCGGTGCCCGAGTTTGCCCATACGCCGCTGATTCTCAACCAGAGTGGTCAAAAGCTCTCCAAGCGCGACGGCGTTACCTCGATCTCTGACTTTCAACAAATGGGCTTTGTGGCTCCGGCCCTGGTCAACTACATGACCCTGCTGGGCTGGTCGGCCCCCGACGCCGCCGAGCAGTTCACCCTCGATGAGGCGGCTAAACAGTTCAGCTTCGATCGCGTCAACAAAGCCGGAGCCAAGTTCGACTGGGACAAACTCGACTGGCTCAACAGCCAGTACCTCCACAACCTGGAGCCCACCGCGCTGCTGGAGCTAACCCTGCCCTACCTACAAGAAGCCTACGCCATCGACGGGGCGGCGGATCAAAGCTGGCTGCTCCCCCTGGTGACAATGCTCGGCCCCAGCCTCACCCGTCTGACAGACGTGGTAGAGCAAAGCCGCTTTTTCTTCACCGAAACCGTGGATTTCACCGACGATGCCAAAGCTCAGGTGCGGCTCGACGGTGTATCGGCTGTGCTGGAGGGCATTTTGGCGGGGTTGACCGCAAAGGCCCCGGCCACGATTGACGAACTCAAGGCTCTGGTAGATGAAGTTACCAAAGCCCAGGGCGTGAAGAAAGGGCTGGTAATGAAATCGCTGCGGGCGGCGCTGATGGGTGCCCTCCAGGGGCCAGACCTGATGGAGTCCTGGCTGATTTTGCGGCAGCGCGGGTTTGATGTGCCCCGGCTGCGGGGGGCGATCGCGATCGTCTAA
- a CDS encoding heavy metal-binding domain-containing protein, translating into MIVTTGPNVDGRQVIQYCGIVNGEAILGANIFKDFFAGIRDVVGGRSGAYEQSLRQARNTAIKEMMQAAKDLGADAIIAVDIDYESIEINNGGNMLMVAASGTAVRLA; encoded by the coding sequence ATGATTGTAACCACCGGCCCCAATGTTGACGGTCGTCAGGTCATTCAGTACTGCGGCATCGTGAATGGCGAGGCCATTCTCGGGGCAAACATTTTCAAAGACTTTTTCGCCGGCATTCGCGACGTGGTGGGGGGGCGATCGGGGGCCTACGAACAGTCGCTGCGCCAGGCCCGCAACACCGCCATCAAAGAAATGATGCAGGCCGCTAAAGATTTAGGGGCCGATGCCATTATTGCGGTGGACATCGACTACGAGTCGATTGAGATTAACAACGGCGGCAACATGCTGATGGTAGCCGCCAGCGGCACGGCGGTGCGGTTGGCGTGA
- a CDS encoding LCP family protein, which yields MPVSHRPTPPPPTRSPQGRSHHRQRRLSRLLGLGISLVGVAAVSGVAGGMLALSLSTTPLQQQQLSADEADVFSQETPISSSGNLRLPRLTRPVNILVLGIKVLTSDVREVPPELQGLRHHALVDSFEGRSDSMLLLRFNPQTEQLVVLSLPRDTRTRVRGSLTKLNEANIYGGPALAAESVSDLLGGVAIDRYVRINVQGVEKLIDALGGVKVNVPIDMRYQDDSQHLYINLKAGEQTLDGNKALQFLRFRYDAHGDIGRVQRQQMFMRALVEQALNPATIARLPSILSVIQTNVDTNLTVEELLALVSYGAQINRSNVQMLMLPGRFSSAQDFALSYWLPDSSEIDSLVDQYFGFGTQRVATSLSPSRVRIAIQDSTGDVVAVEALTQMLRDSGYSDIRIDRTLNEPLPISRIVAQRGDGATAELVHRFLGMGEVRVESTGALNSDVTIQLGQDWVQGLGESL from the coding sequence TTGCCAGTGTCTCATCGCCCTACGCCACCGCCCCCAACTCGATCGCCCCAGGGCCGCTCGCACCACCGGCAGCGCCGCCTGTCTCGACTGCTGGGCTTAGGTATTTCCCTGGTCGGGGTGGCGGCGGTGTCTGGAGTGGCCGGAGGCATGTTGGCCCTTTCGCTGTCGACGACACCCCTTCAGCAGCAGCAGCTCAGCGCTGACGAGGCCGACGTCTTTAGCCAAGAAACGCCGATTTCATCGTCGGGCAACCTACGCCTGCCGCGTCTCACCCGCCCGGTCAACATTCTGGTGCTGGGGATTAAAGTGCTCACCTCTGACGTTCGAGAGGTGCCGCCCGAGCTACAGGGGTTGAGGCACCACGCCCTGGTCGATTCCTTTGAGGGACGGTCAGACTCGATGCTGCTGCTGCGCTTTAACCCGCAAACTGAGCAGCTGGTGGTGCTGTCGCTGCCCCGCGACACCCGCACCCGCGTTCGAGGCAGCCTGACCAAGCTCAACGAAGCCAATATCTACGGTGGCCCGGCCCTGGCAGCCGAGTCGGTCAGCGACCTGCTGGGGGGTGTGGCCATTGACCGCTACGTTCGCATCAACGTGCAGGGGGTCGAAAAGCTGATCGATGCCCTGGGCGGGGTCAAGGTCAACGTCCCCATTGACATGCGCTATCAGGACGACAGCCAGCACCTCTACATCAACCTCAAGGCAGGGGAGCAAACCCTGGATGGCAACAAGGCGCTCCAGTTTTTGCGCTTTCGCTACGATGCCCACGGAGACATTGGCCGAGTGCAGCGTCAGCAGATGTTCATGCGGGCCCTGGTCGAGCAGGCGCTCAACCCGGCTACGATTGCTCGGTTACCGAGTATTTTGTCGGTGATTCAAACCAACGTAGACACCAACCTGACGGTGGAAGAACTGCTGGCCCTGGTGAGCTACGGGGCGCAAATCAACCGCTCCAACGTGCAGATGCTGATGCTGCCGGGCAGATTTAGCAGTGCCCAAGACTTTGCCCTGAGCTACTGGCTGCCCGACTCTAGCGAAATTGACAGCCTGGTCGATCAATATTTTGGCTTTGGCACCCAGCGGGTAGCCACCTCCCTCAGCCCCAGCCGCGTACGCATTGCTATTCAAGACAGCACGGGGGATGTGGTGGCAGTAGAAGCTCTCACTCAGATGCTGCGCGACAGCGGCTACTCTGACATCCGCATCGATAGAACGCTGAACGAACCTCTGCCGATCAGCCGAATTGTGGCTCAGCGGGGCGATGGGGCCACCGCCGAACTGGTGCATCGGTTTTTGGGGATGGGCGAAGTGCGGGTCGAAAGCACTGGGGCCTTAAACTCCGACGTCACCATTCAGCTGGGGCAAGACTGGGTTCAGGGCCTGGGGGAGTCGCTCTAG
- the ftsH2 gene encoding ATP-dependent zinc metalloprotease FtsH2: protein MKFSWRVALLWTLPLLVIGFFLWQGAFSSAPADMGRNTANTRLTYGRFLDYLDAGRVTAVDLYDGGRTAIVEAVDPDIDNRVMRWRVDLPGNSPDLVSRLRGANISLDSHPPRNDGALVGALGNLLFPLLLIGGLFFLFRRSNGAMGGPGQAMSFGKSKARFMMEAKTGVMFDDVAGIDEAKEELEEVVTFLKKPERFTAIGARIPKGVLLVGPPGTGKTLLAKAIAGEAGVPFFSISGSEFVEMFVGVGASRVRDLFKKAKENAPCIIFIDEIDAVGRQRGAGIGGGNDEREQTLNQLLTEMDGFEGNTGIIIIAATNRADVLDSALLRPGRFDRQVMVDPPDIKGRVEILEVHARNKKLAEDISLEAIARRTPGFTGADLANLLNEAAILTARRRKDAMTMAEVDDAVDRVIAGMEGAPLVDSKSKRLIAYHEIGHAIVGTLVKDHDPVQKVTLIPRGQAQGLTWFTPSEEQMLISRAQIMARITGALGGRAAEDVIFGDAEVTTGAGNDLQQVSNMARQMVTRFGMSDLGPLSLESSQGEVFLGRDWLSRSEYSEEVSSRIDGQVRTIVEHCYNQAKGIMQDHRALIDRLVDLLVERETIDGDEFRQIVSEYTVVPDKQQFVPQL from the coding sequence ATGAAATTTTCCTGGCGAGTCGCCTTACTGTGGACCCTACCCCTGCTGGTAATAGGGTTTTTCTTGTGGCAAGGAGCATTTTCGTCGGCACCCGCCGATATGGGTCGCAATACGGCCAACACCCGCCTCACCTATGGTCGCTTTCTCGACTATCTCGATGCCGGTCGGGTGACGGCAGTCGATCTCTACGACGGCGGCAGAACCGCCATTGTTGAAGCTGTTGACCCCGATATCGACAACCGGGTCATGCGGTGGCGGGTCGATCTGCCGGGCAACTCTCCCGACCTGGTGAGCCGCCTGCGCGGTGCCAACATCAGCCTCGACTCCCACCCCCCGCGCAACGACGGGGCGCTGGTGGGTGCTCTGGGCAACCTGCTGTTTCCGCTGCTGCTGATTGGTGGCCTGTTCTTTTTGTTCCGCCGCTCCAATGGGGCCATGGGTGGCCCCGGCCAGGCCATGAGCTTTGGCAAGTCTAAGGCCCGCTTCATGATGGAGGCCAAGACCGGCGTCATGTTCGACGACGTGGCCGGCATCGACGAAGCCAAAGAAGAACTCGAAGAAGTTGTCACCTTCCTGAAGAAGCCCGAGCGCTTTACCGCCATCGGGGCGCGCATTCCCAAAGGGGTGCTGCTGGTCGGCCCTCCCGGTACCGGTAAAACCCTGCTGGCCAAGGCGATCGCAGGCGAGGCGGGCGTGCCCTTCTTCAGCATCTCCGGTTCCGAATTTGTCGAAATGTTCGTCGGCGTTGGGGCCTCCCGCGTGCGCGACCTGTTCAAGAAGGCCAAAGAAAACGCCCCCTGCATCATCTTTATCGATGAGATCGACGCCGTTGGTCGGCAGCGGGGTGCGGGCATCGGCGGCGGCAACGACGAGCGCGAGCAGACCCTCAACCAGCTGCTCACCGAGATGGATGGGTTTGAGGGCAACACTGGCATTATCATCATTGCCGCCACCAACCGCGCCGACGTGCTCGACTCGGCCCTGCTGCGCCCCGGTCGCTTTGACCGCCAGGTGATGGTCGATCCGCCCGACATCAAGGGCCGGGTTGAGATTCTCGAAGTTCACGCCCGCAACAAGAAACTGGCCGAAGATATCTCCCTGGAGGCGATCGCCCGTCGCACCCCCGGCTTCACCGGGGCCGATCTGGCCAACCTGCTCAACGAGGCCGCCATTCTCACCGCCCGCCGCCGCAAAGACGCCATGACCATGGCCGAGGTAGACGACGCCGTAGACCGCGTCATCGCCGGGATGGAGGGTGCCCCCTTGGTAGACAGCAAGAGCAAGCGGCTGATCGCCTACCACGAGATTGGCCACGCCATCGTCGGCACCCTGGTCAAAGACCACGACCCGGTGCAAAAGGTCACCCTGATTCCCCGCGGCCAGGCCCAGGGTCTGACCTGGTTTACCCCCAGCGAAGAGCAAATGCTGATCTCGCGGGCGCAGATTATGGCCCGTATTACCGGTGCCCTGGGCGGTCGCGCCGCTGAGGATGTCATTTTTGGCGATGCCGAAGTCACCACCGGGGCCGGTAACGACCTCCAGCAGGTGAGCAATATGGCTCGGCAGATGGTCACCCGGTTTGGCATGTCTGACCTGGGGCCGCTGTCTCTAGAAAGCTCCCAGGGTGAAGTGTTCCTCGGTCGCGACTGGCTCTCGCGCTCGGAGTACTCTGAGGAGGTGTCGTCGCGCATCGACGGCCAGGTGCGTACCATTGTGGAGCACTGCTACAACCAGGCCAAGGGCATCATGCAAGACCACCGCGCCCTGATCGATCGCCTGGTCGATCTGCTGGTCGAGCGCGAAACCATCGACGGCGACGAGTTTCGCCAGATTGTGTCTGAGTACACGGTGGTGCCCGATAAGCAGCAGTTTGTGCCCCAGCTCTAG
- a CDS encoding DUF2237 family protein → MTSATNVLGSPLAPCCTSPMTGFYRDGCCNTGAGDLGVHVVCAQMTPEFLAFTKAQGNDLSTPVPAFQFPGLKPGDRWCLCAARWQEALEAGVAPPVVLAATHAAAIEHVALDDLKHHALDS, encoded by the coding sequence ATGACCAGCGCCACCAATGTCTTGGGCAGTCCCCTCGCCCCTTGCTGCACCTCACCCATGACGGGTTTTTATCGCGATGGCTGCTGCAACACCGGCGCAGGCGACCTGGGCGTTCACGTGGTCTGTGCCCAGATGACCCCTGAGTTTTTGGCCTTTACCAAAGCCCAGGGCAACGATCTCTCGACCCCGGTGCCGGCCTTTCAGTTTCCGGGGCTCAAGCCGGGCGATCGCTGGTGTCTGTGCGCCGCCCGCTGGCAAGAGGCCCTGGAGGCTGGAGTTGCCCCCCCGGTAGTGCTTGCTGCCACCCACGCCGCCGCCATCGAGCACGTGGCGCTCGATGACCTAAAGCATCACGCCCTTGACAGCTAG